TTGGACTACATTTAGTAGTGACCAAATTGATCTAAATTATAAAAATGTAGATGTATTAATGAAAATGATTAACACATTATTATACTATATTAGAAATGGTGCAGATATAATTAGGTTAGATGCAGTCACATATTTGTGGGAGACATTGGGCACAAATTGTACACACTTAAAGCAAACCCATATAATAATAAAACTTATAAGGCTAATATTAGAAATAGCCGCACCATATGTATTAATTATAACAGAAACAAATGTTCCTCATGAAGATAATATCAAATACTTTGGAAATGGATATGATGAAGCCCATATGGTATACAACTTTCCACTACCTCCTTTAGTTTTATACACTTATTTAAAAGAAGATTCTACCAAGCTAACGAACTGGGCTATAAACTTAGATTTTCCCTCTGATGAAGCAACTTATTTTAATATATTAGATACTCATGATGGTGTTGGTCTTTTTCCTGTAAATGAAATATTAAATGAAAATGATATTAATTTTTTGGTTTTAAAAACTTTGGAACATGGTGGTTATATATCATATAGAAAAGATTACAACGATAAAGAAGCTCCTTATGAATTAAACATAACATGGTATAGCGCTCTTAATAATGAAAACAATAAGGAGGATACAAATACTCAAATAAAAAGATATCTTTCATCACGAGCAATAGCACTTTCATTTAGGGGTATACCTGGCATATATATACATGGTTTATTTGGTTCTAAAAATGATTCTGAAGCAGTATTAATTGAAAAGGAAACAAGAAGTATTAACAGAAAAGTACTAGACGAACAAGCCCTTATTAATAAAATAGAAAGTAAGGGAAGTGTAACAAATTTGATATTTAATAATCTAGAAAAACTACTAACTATTAGGCGAAATGAACCCTTGTTTCATCCTAATAATGAACAGAAAATTCTAAATCTATCAAAAGATTTTTTCATATTAATAAGATATAATAGTTCAAGCAATATTATTTGTGTATATAATATAACTAATAGTAATACTAAAATAAATATACCATTAAAAAACATACCCAACCCATCTAATAAGTGGTTGAATATATTAGATAACAAAGAAATTCAGTCTTCTAATAGCTATATTGAGCTTACAGCTAAACCCTATGATTACTTTTGGTTAAAAGGGTGTTAATTATTCACCTAAAGCAAACCTAGCAAATCGCCTAACGTTTATATTTTCTCCAAACTTAGCTATATTTTTCTTAATAAGTTCCTCAACAGTAATCTCAGGATCTTTAACAAAATTCTGAGTTAGCAAACAGATAGATTTCTTATACTTTTCGATCTGACCTTCTACTATTTTAGGTATTATGTGATCTGGTTTACCAGATTCCTTTGCTCTCTCTATATATATCTTTTTTTCTTTTTCTATAACATCCTCAGATATCTCATTATCTGATATATACATTGGTGAGCTAGCGCATATATGCATTGCAATATCTCTAACAAGATCTCTAAATTCTTCATTTTTTGCCACAAAATCTGTCTCACAATTAACTTCTACAAGCACACCTATTTTACCACCAGCGTGGATATAACTTTCAACTAATCCTTCTTTTGTTTCCCTCGAAGATTTCTTTTCTGCATCAGATAAACCCTTTACTTTTAAATAATTTACTGCCTCTTCAATATCCCCATTTGTTTTCTCTAAAGCTTTTTTACAATCCATCATACCTGCGCCAGTTTTTTCTCTTAATTCCTTAACTTGTGAAGCACTTATATTTGCCATTAAAAATCCTCCATTGAATTATCATTATTATTATCTATTATCTCATCCACTGGGATATCCTCTTTCTGATCCTCAACTTTAGATAAATCACCTTCAACATCTTCTTCTACCATCTCTTGATCTCTTAATTGTTTACCCTCTAAAACAGCATCTGCTATTTTCTCAGCTACTAACTGACAAGCTCTAATTGCATCATCATTTCCTGGTATTGGAAAATCTACAAGCTCAGGATTGCAGTTGGTATCAACAACTGCAACAACCGGGATGCCCAATGAACTTGCTTCATTTAGAGCTATATATTCTCTTTTAATGTCTATAATAAATAAAATATCAGGCAACCTGTTCATGTCCTTGATTCCATATAAGTTCTTTTTCAATTTATTATATTCCCTTCTCAATGAGGCTGCCTCTTTTTTTCCGTAATTATTTATAAATCCACTATTAATCATCTCTTCTAACTCATTTAGCCTTTTAACTCTTGTTATAATAGTATTAAAATTTGTTAACATCCCACCTAACCATCTTTCGCTTACATATGGAGATTCACATCTTGTTGCCGCTTCTCTTATTGCATCACTTGCTTGTTTTTTTGTCCCAACAAAAAGTACAACTGCACCATTTCTTGAAGAATCTCTTACAAATTCATAGGCTTTATTAAAACATTCAACTGTTTTTTGTAAATCTATTATATATATTCCATTCTTCTTACCAAATACATAAGGTCCCATCTTAGGATCCCACCTTCTTGTCTGGTGACCAAAATGCATGCCTGCTTCCAATAAACTTTTCATATTAATGTAAGTCATATTTCCTCCAATTTTGTTTTTACCTCCACCAGCAAATTGCAACATCCTTTATTTATTAAGGACACTAGTTACAATCTATCTTTCTGGTGTGTGTATTTATTACTTTTTTTACTTAAGATAAGCTACATATCACAAAACTTTGCCAAAATCAAGGATAATTATTTAAAAACAAGTCCATCTAAATATATTTTTTCATTATAATATTACAAGTTAAATATTTTCGGTCAACTTATTTAAAACTGACTCATCAAATCTAAATTGTACCCATTCACTAAGAATGGTACCACCTAATTTTTTATAAAAATTTATTGCAGGGCTATTCCACTTTAAAGCTGACAATTCCATTCGACTGCAATTCTCTTTCTTTGCCAAACCAGCCAAAAATCTAAAAATTTCATAACCAATACCTAATCTTCTACAATCTTCATCAACATAGATATCCTCTATATAGAGGGTTGGTCTAGAGGTAAATGTAGAAAAGGTATAGAAAAAAACAGCAAAAGCAACATCCCTTTTATTATATTCAGCAATTATTACCTTGGCATATCTCTTTTGAAAAATAGCCTCCTTTAGAGACTCTTCTGTTGCTTCAACCTCTTTTTCCAATCTTTCATAACGAGCAATTTTTCTGATAAAACCTAATATTATACCTAAATCTTTTTCTGTAGCATATCGAATATTTATATTACTTCTCATATTATTTATTAATATATGACAGGGTAGTATAAATTAGTTTTGCTGCTGTGAAATTAGAAAATAATAGCTCATTGGGACATAGCTCAACAACATCAAAAGAGATAATCTTTCTAGAAGAAGCTATTCTTCTAATTATCTCAATTATGTCATACCAGCCCAACCCTCCAGGCTCAGGAGTGCCAACGGAAGGCATCTCAGAAGGGTCTAACACATCTAAATCAATTGAAATATAAACGTTCTCTTTTAATCTACCAATTAAGTTATCAAGCCATTTAGAGCTATCTTCGCACTTTATATTCTTTGCATAATATATATAATTATCATCAATATTTGTTTTTTCCGATAAATCCATACTCCTAATACCTATTTGTAAAGGTCTAATACCATAATCTAAAATCCTCTTTGATACGCATGCATGGCTAAACTTCTCACCTTCATATTCATCCCTTAAATCGGTGTGGGCATCAAATATAACAACTGATAAATTATCATACAACTCATTATATGACTTTACCAATCCAGCTGTGATAGTATGTTCGCCGCCAATAGAAACTACATATTTATTATCTTTATAGTAATCTTTAACCCTTTTATCTAGCTGAATAAAAAGACTATTGGGCTCTTCACAACATAGAGGCTCTGATGTAAATATCCCTTTTCTATAAACCTCAGATTCTGTCTCAATACAATAGAGTTCCATATTTTTTGAGGCTTCAATAATTGCCTCTGGTGCTTTCGCAGTTCCCTTTGCCCATGAAGTTGTCTTTTCATATGGGACAGGTAGAATTACAATATTAGAAGTAGTATATTCACTAAATTTGCTTTCTAGTCCGCAGAAATTATTAAAATCTTCCATTCTTAAAACCTAATCCATTAAAAATACTGCAGCAGCTATTACAAATGTCCATAACCCATTCTTGTTACCCTCTGCTGATTGGCAAACACTTTTAGTTCTAAAAATATGATTACTTGCCTCATAAATTTGCTTTCTCTCATCCCATGCTACATCAACATCAAAGGGGATACCAAGGGTTGTTGCAAGCATTGTTGCCGCTAAATCTTCAGCATAATCAGATGATTTTTTAGCTACTTCACCATAACCATGGTGTTCAGATATATAACCATAGTTATTTCTATCCTTTGGAATAGCAATACCAATAGATGATGATATTAATCTACTTGGCTCATTTGTAGCGTTTTTCGACATAACACAATATGTTATCTGTCCAGGAACCAATTCTTTTACACCAGCCTCTCTGGATATAATCTTGCAATTTGGTGGCAAAATACTTGATACATATACTAGATTACAAATTTCTATCCCAGCCGATCTTAAAGCCAACTCAAAAGAGGATAAATAATCTTTATGTATACCTAAACCCTTTGTTAAAAAGACTCTATTTGGAATCACCTCTTCACCTCCTCCAATTCCTTATTTAAGCATTTCATTTCTCTTTTTTTATAAAAACCTTTTTCATAAACATAGGATACTATAAGCGGCAACGCTATAGTTGCCTCTGCAAATACCATCTGCTGCCTCTTTATATCAACCTTCCCCCAGGAATGGGCCTCTTTCAATGTAGAACCTGATAAACCCCCATCCCTTTCATCAGCAACAGTTATCTGAATAGCATATTTATGGAGATTTACTTTACCCTCAAGGATATCACAGGCAACTGTTACATCTTGGGCAAAATTTTTAGGAACACCACCTGAAACCATAAACAAACCTGTTTCTTTAGAAGCCATTTTTAACTTCGTCAACTCTAAAAAATCTTTAACTGAATCTATAGACACTTTCTCTAAATTCTCTTTATCCCTTTCATATTGATGAAATATTAAGCCAAAACCTGCACTACAATCAGAAAAAGCAGGTACAAAAATTGGTACATCCTTTTCATAGGCAATTCTTACCACTGAATCACCACTTAAGTTATTCTCCTCAAGATATCTCCCCATATAATTTATAAATTGTCTTGATGAATAAACCCCAGGTGGCATTTTATCAGCAATTTTTTTAATTGTTAAATCACAATCCCTAAGTTCCTCTTCGTCTATATATGTATCATATATTCTATCAATATAATTTCTTAGAAGTTCTTTATCATCAACGTCGGGGCTACCAATATAATGTTTATGTCCAAGAGCTTCAAAGAAATCTTGATCCACAATTATTGCCCCAGTAGAAACAATAATATCAACCATATTATAATTAATCATATCATATACAACTTTTTTCAAACCAGCACTAAAGATTGAACCAGCTAGGGTTAAAATAACCGTACAATCATCATCCTTTAACATATCCCCATATATACTAGCAGCATTAAATAGATTTCTAGCCTGGAAAGACATATCTTTAAATTGCTCAACTATATTTACACAACTAGTTCTCTTTATATCAAAATGCCTTACCTGTTTTGATAGGAAATCTTTTTTATCCATAATAAACCTCATATATAATAATTTTAGCAACGTTAATGTATATAATTTTTTACAAAATACAATATTTTTATCTATTTTTAGACAAATTAACTAAGCTTTTACAAAAATAGAGCTTTCTGAAAAACTCCCATCTATTTTAGGCATTGAAAAAGCTTTAAAACCAGCTTTTTCAAAATCTTCTATAATTTTCTTAGACGATGCATAGGTCACAACTTTTCCTCTAACATTTAATAAACTATATAAAATTCTATACATGTTATAATACCATAACCCAGGATTATTTTTACTACTAAAGGGATCAAAAAATATAATATCAAAAGTTAAATTACAATTTTTAATAAAATCACATATATCTTGTATGTACAATTCTAGGTAAATATTTTCATGCTTTTTTTGGGTAATTAATTTTCGTAAAAGATCAAAACCCTCATAGGGCCATAAAAAATAGCTTTTCTTTATTATCTCCAAAAGAGAGGCATCTTTTTCAATAGATACAATGAACAACCTTTTTCTCTGAGGTATTTTTAAAATATAATACAACAATACTGCAAGATTATAACCAGCACCAAGAAACATATCTAATAATAATACATCTTTTTCTCTTATAAGATCTTCAACCCGCGAGGCTCTAACAAATTTATGTAAACTCTCAGTAAATGCCCCAATTGATTTAGCACGATAGGCTTCATTATAGTCCAAACTATAGAAAGTAATTGAACTATCAGAGGTGTATACTAATTTTTTACCTTTATATAAGGTAGAGGGCAGGCTTTTCATCTATAGGCTAAGTTTATATAATTCTTTATAAAACTGTGATTTAGGCCTGTTAAAATAACCATGTTGCAAATGCTTATACTTTCTCTTAAGCCTTTTTAAGAGATTTTTTAGGCCCAATATCTCATCTTTTTTTAATTTAATATTATCAAAGAGCAAATATTTATCTATATTTAAATTCCTCCACTGAATCAAATCTATTCTATAATTATCCAGAAGCTTTTCTAAAGCTTTAATCTCTTCTAATCTATCAGTTATTCCAGGAAAAACTAATAGATTTAAACTCAAAAATACATCACTATTACTCATAATATCTAAAGATTTTAAAACATCTTCAAAGCTATAATCAGCAGGTTTATGGTATACATTATATAAATAATTATCTGCACTAAATAGAGTAACCCTAATACTATCAATACCAGCATCAATCAATTGTTTAATCTTTTCTGGCTTTGAACAATTTGAGTTAAAATTAATTGTTATATTTTTATTCTTAGCTTTTATTTCTTTTACAGCTTTACATATCACATCTACCACCATTATTGGATCGCCCTCACAACCTTGTCCAAAACTAACTAAGGTATCCTTTTCATTGTCACCGTGATATAAAGCAACTTCTACAATCTCTTTAGCAGTCGGTGTAAAAGTAAGCCTATTATGAGGAACAACTAAATGTCTATCACTAAATGATATACAGCCTAAACATGAACAATTACACCTGTTAGAAGTAGGGATTGGAGCCTCGTATTGACCAAGAAAAAAATTTTTAGCTGCAGTACATCCGTATTCTAATGCACATTTTGATAATTGATTAACTATTTTATTGTTTTCAAACTTTTTCAATACTGGCTTTACAACATTTACAAAATTAGGTGTAAAATCATAGTTTGCTGGGTTCCATTTACTATCATCATCAATCTTTATCGCAGGAACAACAAGTTTATCACCCTTGGCGGCTATATGGCAATAAGCATAAAAAGGTAAATATTTACTACCTTCTTTTCTTTTATAAGCTGGCAAATAGAGTCTTAAATAACCAGGTGGCAAAAAAGCCGATAGTGAATTACCCTTTTTTATATTCTCTATATGCATTCTCTTTTTATTATAACCTAAAGGAATGCTATCAGGTATATAGAAAATTTTACTAGTATTAGGTATATCTATATAATCATTTTCTGGGGGAACGAAATCAAATTCGGCAGTAGTTGCAACAGTATAATAACTTGGTTCATCTATTATAGAACCGTCTTTAGCAGCATAAACCAAATTAAGCATATTTTATAAATTAATAAATTACCTTGAATATGCAATAACTTATAAGCACTACTCCTCTAATAATGGATAACTGCCGTCCTCATCGTGATCTTCTCTTCCAACAAGTGGTGGGTTAAAAACACAGATTAACCTCAAATCACTAGTTGTTGCTCTAAGCAAGTGTTTGTCATGGTTATTTAAGGCATACATTGTTCCATCATTTATAGGATAAACTTTCCCCGTTGCTAAATCCTCTATTTCACCTTCACCACCCACACAATATACTGCTTCATAATGGTTTTTATACCAAATCAATGTTTCTGTGCCTGCAAAAATGATTGTTTCATGAAATGAAAAACCTAGACCATCCTTTTTTAATAAAAATCTCCTACTTAACCAAGTACCTTTCTTAGCATAAATTTCATCTTCTGTTCCTTTGATGTCATTTACATGTTTTACAATCATTAAAACTCACCTCTCATTTTTTTCTCTTTTTCTTCAATTAATTCACCTATGCTTTCATCAACTATATTTAAGCCCTCTTCTAATATATTATCCTCTATTATAAGAGGAGGCAAAAATTTCATTATTTGATTGTAGGCTCCTGCCAATTCAATCACTAAACCCTTTTCAAAGCATTTTGTTGATACCTCAGATGCAAAATTCCTCTCTGGCAGCTCAAGACCGTATATCATACCTCTTCCTCTAACTTTTGCATTAGCAGAAGGATACTTTTGGGCAATATCATTTAACCTCTTTTCTAAAATCTTTGACTTTAATTTAACAGCTTTACTTAAATCATCATTATCCCAATAAGACAGTGCTGCAGTTGAGGCAACAAAGGCTAAATTATTCCCTCTAAAAGTACCTGTGTGCTCACCTGGTTTCCACTGATCAAGCTCAGGCCTCATTAAAACCAGTGCAAGAGGTAATCCAGCACCAATAGCCTTAGATAAGGTAACAATATCCGGTGTTATACCAGATTCCTCAAAACTAAAGAAATCACCTGTTCTGCCATTTCCCACCTGTATATCATCTATTATCAATAAGATATCAAACTCTCTGCATAGACTTTCAATTCCAGCCAACCATTCAGGAGTAGCTACATTAACACCACCCTCAGCTTGTACCGTTTCCAATATAAAAGCTGCCGGCAAATCAAGGCCACTACTTGGATCCTCAAGAAACTTCCTTATGTAGTCAACTGTGTTTATATCTTTACCAAAATAACCATCAAAAGGCATAAATGATACATTAGTCCTACTAATATAGGCCTCATCTCTATAAAAGGCATTTCCAGTTAAAGCAAGCGAGCCCATAGTTAAACCATGAAATGCATTTGTAAAGGCTACAATATTAGAGCGCCCTTTTACCATCCTTGCTATCTTAATAGCAGTTTCAACTGCATTTGTACCAGTTGGGCCTGTAAATTGTATCTTATATTCAAGGTTTCTTGGTGATAAAATTGTTTCATAAAATTTGTTGAGAAAGTTCTTTTTAGCTGTTGTTGCAAGATCTAAGCCATGGAGAACACCATCATTTTGAACATATTCGATAATAGCCTTTGATATTCTATCATTGTTGTGCCCATAATTCAAAGTCCCAGCACCAGCAAAAAAATCAATAAATTTATTATCCTGTTGATCGTATAAAAAAGCACCCTTAGATTTCTCAAATATAGTTGGAAATGAACGTATATATCCCCTCACCTCTGATTCTAGATTGTTAAATACTCTCATACCTGATTCTCCAATTTTTTTTGAACTATGTTCCATAATTTACCCCCTAAATTTTTAATAATTATTTATCTTATAGGGCCTATATTAAAGAGATATTCATCTTCATGAATACCATTGGAACCAAAATACTTGCCCTTGAAATAAAGAGAGGTTCTACACTTAGTATTATAGATTTCAGCTAACTTTCTAAATAATCTCTCTGAAGCTTTATTTGAAGGTGTAACTGTTGCATGTATAAACTTTATATCCCTATTATATGATCTATTTAATATATTATCTATAATTTTTGGGGCAAGGCTTCTACCCCTCATAGAAGCATCAACTGCAACTTGC
This Deferribacterota bacterium DNA region includes the following protein-coding sequences:
- a CDS encoding alpha-amylase family glycosyl hydrolase, which translates into the protein MYKPKYFLDFPNYRKKIPEISPKIVNKMINYLSILYGSKIANKYIYELIRLLKVHFAYKSDELEEFEANFDKSKLFSEKDIILITYGDIIVSKDKNPLSTICTFADNYLKDIYSTIHILPFFPYSSDRGFAITDFKHVNPDLGTWRDIYKLNNNFNLMFDFVMNHVSSKSKWFQEYLNGHPFYKYFFTQFSTKNILSDEQLKLIVRPRTSDLFTEFATIEGIKLVWTTFSSDQIDLNYKNVDVLMKMINTLLYYIRNGADIIRLDAVTYLWETLGTNCTHLKQTHIIIKLIRLILEIAAPYVLIITETNVPHEDNIKYFGNGYDEAHMVYNFPLPPLVLYTYLKEDSTKLTNWAINLDFPSDEATYFNILDTHDGVGLFPVNEILNENDINFLVLKTLEHGGYISYRKDYNDKEAPYELNITWYSALNNENNKEDTNTQIKRYLSSRAIALSFRGIPGIYIHGLFGSKNDSEAVLIEKETRSINRKVLDEQALINKIESKGSVTNLIFNNLEKLLTIRRNEPLFHPNNEQKILNLSKDFFILIRYNSSSNIICVYNITNSNTKINIPLKNIPNPSNKWLNILDNKEIQSSNSYIELTAKPYDYFWLKGC
- the tsf gene encoding translation elongation factor Ts, whose protein sequence is MANISASQVKELREKTGAGMMDCKKALEKTNGDIEEAVNYLKVKGLSDAEKKSSRETKEGLVESYIHAGGKIGVLVEVNCETDFVAKNEEFRDLVRDIAMHICASSPMYISDNEISEDVIEKEKKIYIERAKESGKPDHIIPKIVEGQIEKYKKSICLLTQNFVKDPEITVEELIKKNIAKFGENINVRRFARFALGE
- the rpsB gene encoding 30S ribosomal protein S2 → MTYINMKSLLEAGMHFGHQTRRWDPKMGPYVFGKKNGIYIIDLQKTVECFNKAYEFVRDSSRNGAVVLFVGTKKQASDAIREAATRCESPYVSERWLGGMLTNFNTIITRVKRLNELEEMINSGFINNYGKKEAASLRREYNKLKKNLYGIKDMNRLPDILFIIDIKREYIALNEASSLGIPVVAVVDTNCNPELVDFPIPGNDDAIRACQLVAEKIADAVLEGKQLRDQEMVEEDVEGDLSKVEDQKEDIPVDEIIDNNNDNSMEDF
- a CDS encoding GNAT family N-acetyltransferase, with amino-acid sequence MRSNINIRYATEKDLGIILGFIRKIARYERLEKEVEATEESLKEAIFQKRYAKVIIAEYNKRDVAFAVFFYTFSTFTSRPTLYIEDIYVDEDCRRLGIGYEIFRFLAGLAKKENCSRMELSALKWNSPAINFYKKLGGTILSEWVQFRFDESVLNKLTENI
- the speB gene encoding agmatinase codes for the protein MEDFNNFCGLESKFSEYTTSNIVILPVPYEKTTSWAKGTAKAPEAIIEASKNMELYCIETESEVYRKGIFTSEPLCCEEPNSLFIQLDKRVKDYYKDNKYVVSIGGEHTITAGLVKSYNELYDNLSVVIFDAHTDLRDEYEGEKFSHACVSKRILDYGIRPLQIGIRSMDLSEKTNIDDNYIYYAKNIKCEDSSKWLDNLIGRLKENVYISIDLDVLDPSEMPSVGTPEPGGLGWYDIIEIIRRIASSRKIISFDVVELCPNELLFSNFTAAKLIYTTLSYINK
- a CDS encoding arginine decarboxylase, pyruvoyl-dependent, translated to MIPNRVFLTKGLGIHKDYLSSFELALRSAGIEICNLVYVSSILPPNCKIISREAGVKELVPGQITYCVMSKNATNEPSRLISSSIGIAIPKDRNNYGYISEHHGYGEVAKKSSDYAEDLAATMLATTLGIPFDVDVAWDERKQIYEASNHIFRTKSVCQSAEGNKNGLWTFVIAAAVFLMD
- a CDS encoding deoxyhypusine synthase → MDKKDFLSKQVRHFDIKRTSCVNIVEQFKDMSFQARNLFNAASIYGDMLKDDDCTVILTLAGSIFSAGLKKVVYDMINYNMVDIIVSTGAIIVDQDFFEALGHKHYIGSPDVDDKELLRNYIDRIYDTYIDEEELRDCDLTIKKIADKMPPGVYSSRQFINYMGRYLEENNLSGDSVVRIAYEKDVPIFVPAFSDCSAGFGLIFHQYERDKENLEKVSIDSVKDFLELTKLKMASKETGLFMVSGGVPKNFAQDVTVACDILEGKVNLHKYAIQITVADERDGGLSGSTLKEAHSWGKVDIKRQQMVFAEATIALPLIVSYVYEKGFYKKREMKCLNKELEEVKR
- a CDS encoding MnmC family methyltransferase, whose translation is MKSLPSTLYKGKKLVYTSDSSITFYSLDYNEAYRAKSIGAFTESLHKFVRASRVEDLIREKDVLLLDMFLGAGYNLAVLLYYILKIPQRKRLFIVSIEKDASLLEIIKKSYFLWPYEGFDLLRKLITQKKHENIYLELYIQDICDFIKNCNLTFDIIFFDPFSSKNNPGLWYYNMYRILYSLLNVRGKVVTYASSKKIIEDFEKAGFKAFSMPKIDGSFSESSIFVKA
- a CDS encoding radical SAM protein; this translates as MLNLVYAAKDGSIIDEPSYYTVATTAEFDFVPPENDYIDIPNTSKIFYIPDSIPLGYNKKRMHIENIKKGNSLSAFLPPGYLRLYLPAYKRKEGSKYLPFYAYCHIAAKGDKLVVPAIKIDDDSKWNPANYDFTPNFVNVVKPVLKKFENNKIVNQLSKCALEYGCTAAKNFFLGQYEAPIPTSNRCNCSCLGCISFSDRHLVVPHNRLTFTPTAKEIVEVALYHGDNEKDTLVSFGQGCEGDPIMVVDVICKAVKEIKAKNKNITINFNSNCSKPEKIKQLIDAGIDSIRVTLFSADNYLYNVYHKPADYSFEDVLKSLDIMSNSDVFLSLNLLVFPGITDRLEEIKALEKLLDNYRIDLIQWRNLNIDKYLLFDNIKLKKDEILGLKNLLKRLKRKYKHLQHGYFNRPKSQFYKELYKLSL
- a CDS encoding ectoine synthase; this encodes MIVKHVNDIKGTEDEIYAKKGTWLSRRFLLKKDGLGFSFHETIIFAGTETLIWYKNHYEAVYCVGGEGEIEDLATGKVYPINDGTMYALNNHDKHLLRATTSDLRLICVFNPPLVGREDHDEDGSYPLLEE
- the ectB gene encoding diaminobutyrate--2-oxoglutarate transaminase, whose product is MRVFNNLESEVRGYIRSFPTIFEKSKGAFLYDQQDNKFIDFFAGAGTLNYGHNNDRISKAIIEYVQNDGVLHGLDLATTAKKNFLNKFYETILSPRNLEYKIQFTGPTGTNAVETAIKIARMVKGRSNIVAFTNAFHGLTMGSLALTGNAFYRDEAYISRTNVSFMPFDGYFGKDINTVDYIRKFLEDPSSGLDLPAAFILETVQAEGGVNVATPEWLAGIESLCREFDILLIIDDIQVGNGRTGDFFSFEESGITPDIVTLSKAIGAGLPLALVLMRPELDQWKPGEHTGTFRGNNLAFVASTAALSYWDNDDLSKAVKLKSKILEKRLNDIAQKYPSANAKVRGRGMIYGLELPERNFASEVSTKCFEKGLVIELAGAYNQIMKFLPPLIIEDNILEEGLNIVDESIGELIEEKEKKMRGEF
- the ectA gene encoding diaminobutyrate acetyltransferase, which produces MPKLNDSYGIWELIKNSKPLDLNSKYSYMLFCTHFRKTSVVALNDVGKVIGFVSGYRPPVKEDALFVWQVAVDASMRGRSLAPKIIDNILNRSYNRDIKFIHATVTPSNKASERLFRKLAEIYNTKCRTSLYFKGKYFGSNGIHEDEYLFNIGPIR